Proteins from one Corticium candelabrum chromosome 4, ooCorCand1.1, whole genome shotgun sequence genomic window:
- the LOC134178909 gene encoding ephrin type-A receptor 3-like yields MVQMSPTSKTSSFPFLLLFSLLYKSVTVDGRETCGPLPEDVKHKARCRAFCAKESELERAECLEDCQNNNRLPGGIGNGTAAVVDKHAPWPGVSVSINPLEMIISWNNSGDDWSYYVLSTASETASRQCLDENRTDFIEKSLVKRSVKSECVYTVCLVGVNEISVSHASGPVHVTTKTEDTRVIMKPYFDSKRRLTLLVEWTCSDSVSCIFNWTAEYDVEVTMVRTQAQKWCFPSVPTYYRGKIFGSLDGKSITLTNSTGILIDCTYRIQIVAATNYRVSALVDKTYTIPTEACLNGYDTFCPPDYQSFTTPHPETKNIAPVSNLSVVLNHASSDGWIQAVITWRFPNSPYTYVIESFIVRYGEAVEYPDGWRFKGPTFTHEEIELSSNKSETFESKLQLVRNKYYKVVVSCQTIHNKHCDDNDYTVSTYSPTATTTSSDSKLVVAYAVPLVIIALVVLLFLWCCYSRRYGKKLVGTTSSALAHVAKISFEKETGNGAMVPALDNPTILIPKDAWELDRQRIKLESNVGGGAFGSVSVALLAPGRVAGNSRVEQNFIKVAVKTVKDTTTSDEEITFQREIDIMKAIGSHRHIVAMLGCCTLSSPLYLVLEYVPYGNLQELLHRSREQMTEEELSRDPELPTLPLQGGSLPRSQIFNIGRQVAAGMKHVSSLRVVHRDLAARNVLVGKNMTFKVSDFGLSRDVYLDSAYQNTSRGRLPIKWMALESLMYRTFTSQSDVWSYGILLWETLTLGAFPYPALSAQHLPRLLSKGYRMECPPNCPTDIYDTMRSCWLEKPAARPTFADLYKLMEELIQMEPETFYVEVEDVQPNWLPTEDCTADGDVGLESQASQASV; encoded by the exons TCGGTAACGGTACCGCGGCTGTTGTTGATAAACATGCGCCGTGGCCTGGCGTTAGCGTTTCGATCAATCCGCTCGAGATGATAATCAGTTGGAACAACAGTGGCGACGACTGGAGCTATTACGTCCTTTCTACGGCGAGTGAAACCGCGAGTAGGCAGTGTTTGGATGAGAATCGAACCGATTTT ATTGAGAAATCTTTAGTAAAGCGTTCGGTCAAATCGGAGTGCGTGTATACCGTGTGTCTGGTGGGAGTCAATGAGATCTCGGTCAGTCATGCAAGCGGTCCGGTGCACGTGACAACGAAGACTGAAGACACAAGAG TGATCATGAAACCGTATTTTGATTCCAAACGACGTCTTACTCTGCTGGTTGAATGGACGTGTTCCGACTCAGTATCAT GCATTTTCAATTGGACTGCGGAGTATGATGTGGAGGTTACAATGGTTCGCACTCAAGCGCAGAAATGGTGCTTTCCCAGCGTTCCAACTTACTACAGAGGAAAAATTTTTGGATCTTTG GATGGCAAATCAATTACTTTGACCAATAGCACGGGAATACTAATCGACTGTACATATCGTATACAG ATTGTAGCGGCAACCAATTACAGAGTTTCGGCGTTGGTCGACAAAACTTATACTATTCCTA CTGAAGCTTGTCTTAACGGTTATGACACGTTTTGTCCACCTGATTACCAGAGTTTTACTA CACCTCATCCGGAGACCAAAAACATTGCTCCGGTATCAAATCTATCAGTTGTACTGAACCATGCAAGCAGCGACGGCTGGATACAAGCCGTTATCACTTGGAGATTTCCCAACTCTCCGTACACTTACGTCATCGAATCATTCATAGTAAGGTACGGTGAGGCGGTCGAATACCCGGATGGGTGGCGTTTCAAGGGGCCGACATTTACACACGAAGAAATCGAATTG TCAAGCAACAAGAGCGAGACGTTCGAATCGAAATTGCAACTTGTTAGAAACAAATACTACAAAGTAGTG GTGTCTTGTCAAACTATACACAACAAGCATTGTGATGACAACGACTATACTGTGTCCACGTATTCGCCGACTGCTACAACGACGTCCTCGGACAGCAAATTGGTGGTTGCGTATGCGGTACCGCTTGTAATTATAGCGCTCGTTGTGCTCCTTTTTCTGTGGTGTTGCTACTCGAGACGGTACGGAAAGAAACTGGTGGGAACGACTTCGTCTGCCTTGGCACATGTGGCAAAAATCAGTTTCGAAAAAGAGACCGGTAATGGTGCTATGGTACCAGCATTAGACAATCCAACTATTC TGATACCGAAGGACGCATGGgaattggacagacagagaataAAATTGGAAAGTAACGTGGGTGGAGGAGCGTTTGGTAGTGTGTCGGTGGCGTTGCTAGCTCCTGGTCGAGTCGCGGGTAACAGTCGGGTAGAGCAAAACTTTATCAAAGTGGCTGTCAAAACAGTGAAAG ACACGACGACAAGCGATGAAGAGATAACATTTCAACGGGAGATTGATATCATGAAAGCAATTGGCTCCCATCGTCACATAGTTGCGATGCTAGGTTGTTGCACTTTGAGCAGTCCGCTCTATCTCGTCCTGGAATACGTTCCCTACGGAAACCTACAGGAGCTACTTCACAGGAGCAGAGAACAG ATGACAGAGGAAGAACTGTCAAGAGACCCAGAACTGCCGACTCTTCCACTTCAAGGCGGAAGTCTTCCACGAAGTCAGATTTTTAATATAGGACGACAAGTAGCAGCTGGCATG AAACACGTTTCTTCTCTGAGGGTCGTTCATCGCGATTTAGCCGCTCGTAATGTATTAGTTGGAAAGAACATGACGTTTAAGGTGTCCGATTTTGGACTCAGCCGTGACGTGTACCTGGACAGTGCGTATCAGAACACGAGCCGTGGACGACTACCAATCAAGTGGATGGCCTTGGAATCTCTCATGTACAGAACGTTTACGTCGCAATCGGACGT ATGGTCTTACGGCATCTTACTTTGGGAGACTCTAACTCTCG GTGCGTTTCCGTATCCTGCCTTGTCAGCTCAGCATCTTCCAAGACTGTTGTCGAAAGGATATCGCATGGAATGTCCACCCAACTGCCCAACAGATAT ATACGACACTATGCGGAGCTGTTGGCTAGAAAAGCCTGCTGCAAGACCAACATTCGCCGATTTGTATAAACTTATGGAAGAGTTGATTCAGATGGAGCCAGAAACTTTCTACGTGGAAGTCGAAGATGTACAGCCCAACTGGCTTCCTACTGAAGACTGCACAGCGGACGGTGACGTTGGCCTTGAAAGTCAAGCTAGCCAAGCCAGTGTTTGA